One genomic window of Clostridioides sp. ES-S-0054-01 includes the following:
- a CDS encoding ATP-binding cassette domain-containing protein: MLQVTGVGLRFGDKELFKDVNLKFTKGNCYGIIGANGAGKSTFLKILSGEIEPNTGSISITDKERMSVLKQDHFEYEEETVLNVVIRGHERLWNIMKEKDELYMKEDFNEEDGIKAAELEGEFAELDGWDAETNAEKILMGLGITKDMHYKQMKELVGGEKVKVLLAQSLFGKPEILLMDEPTNHLDFKSINWLNNFIMDLEESIVIIVSHDRHFLNQICTNIVDVDFGKIQMYVGNYDFWYESSQLALQLAKDQNKKTEEKIAQLKEFIARFSSNASKAKQATSRKKQLEKLEVEDIQPSRRRYPYVGFTPAREIGNEVLEVHNLTKTIDGVKVLDNVSFRLDRDDKVVFMGDEIATTALFNIVMGELEPDSGEYKWGVTTSQDYLPKNHNKFFDGVEYSLVDWLRQFSEEKSESFIRGFLGRMLFSGEEALKEAQVISGGEKVRCMLSKLMLSNANVLVLDDPTNHLDLESITSVNKGLEKFPGVLLFTSHDHEFISTIANRIIEITPNGIMDRKMDFDEYLESKEIQDQLAKMYGKDK; the protein is encoded by the coding sequence ATGTTACAAGTTACAGGTGTTGGACTTAGATTTGGTGATAAGGAACTATTTAAAGATGTCAACTTAAAATTCACTAAAGGTAATTGCTACGGAATAATAGGAGCCAATGGTGCGGGAAAATCTACTTTTTTAAAAATATTATCAGGAGAAATAGAACCAAATACAGGTAGTATATCTATAACTGATAAAGAAAGAATGTCAGTTTTAAAACAGGACCACTTTGAATATGAAGAAGAAACTGTTTTAAACGTTGTTATAAGAGGTCATGAGAGACTTTGGAACATAATGAAAGAAAAAGATGAACTATATATGAAGGAAGATTTTAACGAAGAAGATGGGATAAAAGCTGCTGAACTTGAAGGTGAATTTGCAGAACTTGACGGATGGGATGCAGAAACTAACGCTGAGAAAATACTTATGGGTCTTGGTATAACTAAAGATATGCATTACAAACAAATGAAAGAATTAGTTGGTGGAGAAAAGGTTAAGGTATTGCTAGCACAATCACTTTTTGGTAAGCCTGAAATACTATTAATGGACGAGCCTACAAACCACTTGGATTTTAAATCAATAAACTGGTTAAATAATTTTATAATGGATTTAGAAGAATCTATAGTTATAATAGTATCACATGATAGACATTTCCTAAATCAAATATGTACTAATATAGTTGATGTAGACTTTGGTAAAATACAAATGTATGTTGGAAACTATGATTTCTGGTATGAGTCAAGTCAATTAGCTTTACAACTTGCTAAGGACCAAAATAAAAAGACTGAAGAAAAGATAGCTCAATTAAAGGAATTCATAGCTAGATTTAGTTCTAATGCATCAAAGGCTAAGCAAGCTACATCAAGAAAGAAACAGCTAGAAAAATTAGAAGTTGAAGATATACAACCATCTAGAAGAAGATATCCATATGTAGGATTTACACCTGCAAGAGAAATTGGGAATGAAGTTTTAGAAGTACACAATTTAACTAAAACTATAGATGGAGTTAAGGTTCTTGATAATGTATCATTTAGATTGGATAGAGATGATAAAGTAGTGTTTATGGGTGATGAAATAGCTACTACTGCACTTTTTAACATAGTTATGGGAGAGCTTGAACCAGACAGTGGAGAATATAAATGGGGAGTAACTACTTCTCAAGATTATCTTCCAAAGAATCATAATAAGTTTTTTGACGGAGTAGAATATTCTTTAGTTGACTGGCTTAGACAGTTCTCTGAAGAAAAAAGTGAAAGCTTTATAAGAGGATTTTTAGGTAGAATGCTATTCTCTGGTGAAGAAGCGTTAAAAGAAGCTCAAGTTATATCTGGAGGAGAAAAGGTTAGATGTATGCTTAGTAAGCTGATGCTTTCAAATGCAAATGTACTTGTACTAGATGACCCTACTAATCACCTAGACCTAGAAAGTATAACTTCTGTTAATAAAGGTCTTGAAAAGTTCCCAGGAGTGCTTTTATTTACTTCTCATGACCATGAGTTTATATCTACTATAGCAAATAGAATTATAGAGATAACTCCAAATGGAATAATGGATAGAAAGATGGATTTTGACGAGTATTTAGAAAGTAAGGAAATACAAGACCAATTAGCTAAAATGTATGGAAAAGATAAATAA
- a CDS encoding molybdopterin-binding protein translates to MKLIKTIDAVGQVLCHDITQIIPGEFKGRKFKKGHVVKEEDIPVLLSLGKDNLYVWEKSEGMIHENEGALFLKELTAGENLDFSEIKEGKIDFIAACDGLLKIDVDALFDLNCVGEIMMATLHNNFIVNKGLKVAGTRVIPLVIDEKKLEDAKKVVGNRKIVNVVPFKPKKVGIVTTGNEVFYSRIVDKFGPVIEEKVKGFGCEVIGQTICPDDKEIIKNAIKEFISQGAELICCTGGMSVDPDDVTPTAIKETGADLVTYGSPILPGAMFLLAYYGEVPIMGIPGCAMYHKTTVFDIVLSRILIDEKLDKYDIAKYGHGGLCMNCDVCTYPACNFAKI, encoded by the coding sequence ATGAAGCTAATAAAAACTATAGATGCTGTTGGACAAGTTTTATGTCATGACATAACTCAAATAATACCTGGAGAATTTAAAGGAAGAAAATTTAAAAAGGGTCACGTAGTAAAAGAAGAAGATATTCCAGTTTTATTATCTCTTGGTAAAGATAATTTGTATGTATGGGAAAAATCAGAAGGAATGATTCATGAAAATGAAGGTGCATTGTTTTTAAAAGAACTAACTGCTGGAGAAAATTTGGATTTTAGTGAAATAAAAGAAGGAAAGATAGACTTTATAGCAGCATGTGATGGTCTTTTAAAGATAGATGTTGATGCACTTTTTGATTTGAATTGTGTTGGCGAAATAATGATGGCTACTCTTCATAATAATTTTATAGTAAATAAAGGTTTAAAAGTAGCTGGAACAAGAGTGATACCTTTAGTTATAGATGAGAAAAAATTAGAAGATGCAAAAAAGGTAGTTGGTAATAGAAAAATAGTAAATGTAGTTCCTTTTAAACCTAAAAAAGTAGGGATTGTTACTACTGGAAATGAAGTATTCTATAGCAGAATTGTTGATAAATTTGGACCAGTAATAGAAGAAAAAGTGAAAGGTTTTGGTTGTGAAGTTATAGGACAGACTATATGTCCAGATGATAAAGAAATTATAAAAAATGCAATAAAGGAATTTATAAGTCAAGGAGCAGAACTTATCTGTTGTACTGGTGGTATGAGTGTAGACCCAGATGATGTTACGCCAACAGCCATAAAAGAAACTGGAGCTGATTTAGTAACATATGGGTCACCGATATTACCAGGAGCTATGTTTTTACTTGCTTATTATGGAGAAGTTCCAATTATGGGTATACCAGGGTGTGCAATGTATCATAAAACTACAGTATTTGATATAGTTTTATCTAGAATTTTGATTGATGAAAAACTTGATAAGTATGATATAGCTAAATACGGTCATGGTGGTCTTTGTATGAACTGTGATGTATGTACTTACCCAGCATGTAATTTTGCTAAAATATAA
- the mocA gene encoding molybdenum cofactor cytidylyltransferase: MINAVIMASGFARRMGANKLLLDYKGCSIIEHVFKAVSKTNFHQVVVVSQYEEVLLLCNKYGFEYIDNKNANIGQSESIKLGVLNSSKCDGYMFFVGDQPFIDNLYIDKIINTFKLDRDFIVIPRYKDICGNPVIFPYSKREELLELKEDEKGKTILKSSSKIKYVEVPKEMLFDIDTKMDYERIGGKL, encoded by the coding sequence ATGATAAATGCAGTGATAATGGCATCAGGTTTTGCCAGAAGAATGGGAGCAAATAAGCTTTTATTAGATTATAAAGGCTGTTCTATAATAGAACATGTATTTAAAGCAGTTAGTAAGACTAATTTTCATCAAGTTGTAGTGGTAAGTCAATATGAAGAGGTTTTGTTATTGTGTAATAAATATGGTTTTGAATATATAGATAATAAAAATGCAAATATAGGTCAAAGTGAATCTATAAAATTGGGAGTTTTAAATAGCTCAAAATGTGATGGTTATATGTTCTTTGTAGGAGACCAGCCATTTATTGATAACTTATATATAGATAAAATTATAAACACTTTTAAATTAGATAGAGATTTTATAGTAATTCCAAGATACAAGGATATATGTGGAAATCCAGTTATATTCCCATATAGTAAAAGAGAAGAACTATTAGAACTTAAAGAAGATGAAAAAGGTAAAACTATTTTAAAAAGTTCATCAAAAATAAAGTACGTAGAAGTTCCTAAAGAAATGTTATTTGATATTGATACAAAAATGGACTACGAAAGAATTGGGGGTAAATTATGA
- the yqeC gene encoding putative selenium-dependent hydroxylase accessory protein YqeC: protein MELSNIIEKNEIITVVGAGGKTSFINYFADFYRDKLKVLLTTTTKIYVPSDYDNIIMTIDGTIIPSICHGITVCGSYINNENKVVGIDSYILDEIVDQFDLALIEGDGSKRKKLKGWNAKEPIVYHKTTKTIGILDITSFGMNINEENIHRVDIFKKIANLDTCSISSSTVSLENLKNIVLNPNGLFKNYSGKRVLFINKVENEKYKNLAIKLIKNIKKYESGIEIFYGSIKQKFCVRY, encoded by the coding sequence GTGGAACTGTCAAATATAATAGAAAAGAATGAAATAATAACTGTAGTTGGAGCAGGAGGAAAAACTTCATTTATAAACTATTTTGCAGATTTTTATAGAGATAAATTGAAAGTTCTCCTTACAACAACAACTAAAATATATGTACCAAGTGATTATGATAATATAATTATGACAATAGATGGAACTATTATTCCATCTATTTGTCATGGAATAACAGTCTGTGGTAGCTATATAAATAATGAAAATAAAGTAGTAGGTATTGATTCTTATATTTTGGATGAAATTGTAGACCAATTTGATTTAGCTTTAATAGAGGGAGATGGTTCAAAGAGAAAAAAACTTAAAGGTTGGAATGCTAAAGAACCGATAGTATACCATAAAACTACGAAAACTATAGGTATATTAGATATAACATCATTTGGAATGAATATTAATGAAGAGAATATACACAGAGTAGATATATTTAAAAAAATAGCAAATTTAGATACATGTAGTATTAGTAGCTCTACAGTAAGTCTAGAAAACTTAAAAAATATAGTATTAAATCCAAATGGATTATTTAAAAATTATTCTGGAAAAAGAGTATTATTTATTAATAAAGTTGAAAATGAAAAATATAAAAATTTAGCTATAAAATTAATAAAAAATATTAAGAAGTATGAAAGCGGAATAGAGATATTTTATGGAAGTATAAAACAAAAATTTTGTGTAAGATATTGA
- a CDS encoding transposase has protein sequence MPNRIKNIHYGTQRQQLKNLTKKEYQALREMCFLAKNLYNVGTYNVRKHYFNQGEHLNYEANYHVCKGNENYKLLNSNIAQQILKEVDSSFKSFFGLIKLAKEGKYDFRGIKSPKYLDKDGFFSIIIGQIRIKGDGTLNVPMSPAFKKLYGKVSIKVPQNILEKKIKEIRIIPKHKARFFEIQYCYEIPKSEEVSNQKNALAIDLGLENLCTCVTNLGDSFIIDGKRLKSVNQWANKQNDKIEALKLKKNITAITRKQFKVWNKRNNQVKDYVNKTCFYIIDYCVKNNIGNLIVGYNAKLEKSDNMERKIYRNFIRIPFGEIKGKLEYLCKIKNINFIRQEESYTSKSDFFADDFLPDINVDNVKKYDFKGERITRGQYKSSIGIVINADVNASLNILKKSQVVNLSNLQNNPQILKQPQRVRIS, from the coding sequence ATGCCAAATAGAATAAAAAATATACACTATGGAACTCAGAGACAACAATTAAAAAACTTAACTAAAAAAGAATATCAAGCTCTACGAGAGATGTGCTTCTTAGCTAAGAACTTATATAATGTTGGTACATATAATGTCAGAAAGCATTATTTTAATCAAGGAGAACATCTCAATTATGAAGCCAATTATCATGTATGTAAAGGAAATGAGAATTATAAGCTTCTCAATAGTAATATAGCACAACAAATATTAAAAGAGGTTGATAGTTCATTTAAGTCATTTTTTGGGTTAATTAAATTAGCAAAAGAAGGAAAATATGATTTTAGAGGGATAAAGTCACCTAAATATTTGGATAAGGATGGGTTTTTTAGTATAATAATAGGTCAAATAAGAATTAAAGGAGATGGTACTCTAAATGTACCCATGTCTCCAGCGTTTAAAAAATTATATGGAAAAGTAAGCATAAAAGTTCCCCAAAATATATTAGAGAAAAAAATTAAAGAAATAAGAATAATACCTAAACATAAGGCTAGGTTCTTTGAAATTCAGTATTGTTATGAGATACCGAAATCAGAGGAAGTTTCAAATCAAAAAAATGCACTAGCTATAGACTTAGGTTTAGAAAACTTATGTACATGTGTTACCAATTTAGGTGATAGTTTTATCATAGATGGAAAAAGGCTCAAATCTGTGAATCAGTGGGCAAACAAACAGAATGATAAGATAGAGGCCTTAAAATTGAAAAAGAATATAACTGCAATTACAAGAAAACAATTTAAGGTTTGGAATAAGAGAAATAATCAAGTTAAAGACTATGTAAATAAAACTTGTTTTTACATAATTGATTATTGTGTAAAAAATAATATTGGTAATTTAATTGTAGGATATAATGCTAAGTTGGAAAAAAGTGATAATATGGAGAGGAAAATATATAGAAATTTTATAAGAATTCCATTTGGAGAGATAAAAGGAAAATTAGAATATCTGTGTAAAATAAAAAATATCAATTTTATTAGGCAGGAAGAAAGCTATACCAGTAAATCTGATTTTTTTGCTGATGATTTTCTACCTGATATAAATGTGGACAATGTGAAAAAATATGACTTTAAAGGGGAAAGAATAACACGTGGTCAGTACAAATCTAGTATTGGAATAGTTATAAATGCAGATGTAAATGCGAGTCTTAATATATTAAAAAAATCACAAGTAGTTAATTTATCTAATTTGCAGAATAATCCTCAAATATTAAAGCAACCACAAAGAGTAAGAATATCTTAA
- a CDS encoding molybdopterin-dependent oxidoreductase — protein sequence MINKGIRKIDSTAIVTGKPLYTEDLIMHKDVLTLKLLRSPHAHAKIKNIDTSRAEKIPGVVGIYTYKDVPQVRYCVPGQTEPEASPYDRVLLEDTVRFVGDEVALVAAEDEKTALKALKMIKVDYEVLEPVFNAREAEGNEVVIHPEKDIVEPYPFGLDAKNNIVSKEFFEFGDVEAKFKESDFVVESSYKTQSQSHCMMETHRSYSYKDINDRIVVVSSLQSPHNVKRILRKVLGIPSSKIRVIKPRIGGGFGGKNIAATDIFTAFVTMKTGRPAKFVFTRSETFVGSNSRHEMFFDVRVGADKEGNLKAIELKSLNNTGAYGGNGVSVSSESGHNTLPIYNDIDAVRFDARTVYTNRIPAGALRGYGATQGIFAIDSAIDELAHKIGMDPLEFRIKNIIDRYTNGKAAENEILSCELKQCIEKGKKLINWDDKYPCKDIGNNKVRAVGMAVANHGSGIPRVDMATVTIRMDEDGTYKLLSGLADLGQGADTIQAQIAAEALNTTVDRISIYTGDSDLCPYDTGAFASCTTTVTGNATIKTANKLKEILLSVAESKLGFKKEDLELGKDRVFVKNDNSKFVLLEELGRESVGGIGFASDDVPVVLEATESFGMLKKIKPFIAGFAEIELDKSTGEYKVINFACVPDCGTVINPTLARIQVEGGVMMGIGFAMYEDPRFDKDGRLLTDSFLQYKVPTKKEVGNILVDFADNFDPGGPYGAKSLGEIVIHTPAPAIANAIFNATGVRMRELPMTFEKVYMGIKNNNKQL from the coding sequence ATGATTAATAAGGGGATAAGAAAGATAGATAGTACAGCAATTGTTACAGGAAAACCTCTATATACTGAAGACCTTATTATGCATAAAGATGTTTTGACATTAAAATTGCTTAGAAGCCCACATGCTCATGCTAAGATAAAGAATATAGATACATCAAGAGCCGAAAAAATTCCAGGGGTTGTGGGTATTTATACGTATAAAGATGTACCACAAGTCAGATATTGTGTTCCAGGTCAAACAGAGCCAGAAGCATCTCCTTATGATAGAGTTTTGCTTGAAGATACAGTTAGATTTGTTGGGGATGAAGTAGCTTTAGTCGCAGCTGAAGATGAAAAAACAGCACTTAAAGCCTTAAAAATGATAAAGGTAGACTATGAAGTCTTAGAGCCTGTGTTTAATGCAAGAGAGGCAGAAGGAAATGAAGTTGTTATACATCCAGAAAAAGACATAGTAGAGCCATACCCTTTTGGATTAGATGCAAAAAATAATATAGTGTCAAAGGAATTTTTTGAATTTGGTGATGTCGAAGCTAAATTTAAAGAAAGTGATTTTGTTGTTGAATCCTCATATAAGACGCAAAGTCAATCACATTGCATGATGGAAACTCATAGGTCATATTCATACAAAGATATAAATGATAGAATCGTTGTAGTTTCATCATTACAATCACCACACAATGTAAAGAGAATACTTAGAAAAGTGTTGGGTATTCCTTCTTCAAAAATAAGAGTAATAAAACCTAGAATAGGTGGTGGATTTGGAGGAAAGAATATAGCGGCTACAGATATATTCACTGCATTTGTTACTATGAAAACTGGTAGACCAGCAAAATTTGTATTTACAAGAAGTGAAACTTTTGTAGGTTCTAATAGTAGACATGAAATGTTTTTTGATGTTAGAGTTGGTGCAGATAAAGAAGGAAATTTAAAGGCAATAGAGTTAAAGTCATTAAACAATACAGGTGCTTACGGCGGGAATGGTGTGTCTGTTTCTTCAGAATCTGGACACAATACCTTGCCAATATATAATGATATTGATGCTGTTAGATTTGATGCTAGAACAGTATATACTAATAGGATACCAGCAGGAGCACTTAGAGGATATGGTGCTACACAGGGAATATTTGCAATAGATAGTGCTATTGATGAATTAGCACATAAGATTGGAATGGACCCACTTGAATTTAGAATTAAAAATATAATAGATAGATATACTAACGGAAAAGCAGCTGAAAACGAAATATTAAGTTGTGAGTTGAAACAATGTATAGAAAAGGGTAAGAAATTAATTAATTGGGATGATAAATATCCATGTAAAGATATAGGAAATAACAAAGTAAGAGCAGTAGGTATGGCAGTGGCAAATCATGGTTCTGGTATACCACGTGTAGATATGGCAACAGTAACTATAAGAATGGATGAAGATGGCACATACAAGCTATTATCTGGTCTTGCTGATTTAGGTCAAGGAGCTGATACAATTCAAGCACAAATTGCTGCTGAAGCTTTAAATACTACTGTAGATAGAATATCTATTTACACAGGTGATTCAGATTTGTGTCCATACGATACAGGAGCATTTGCTTCTTGTACGACAACGGTTACAGGAAATGCAACAATAAAGACAGCAAATAAATTAAAAGAGATATTGCTTTCAGTAGCAGAATCAAAGCTAGGATTTAAAAAAGAAGATTTAGAGTTGGGAAAAGACAGAGTTTTTGTTAAAAACGATAATAGTAAGTTTGTGTTATTAGAGGAATTGGGTAGAGAATCAGTTGGAGGTATAGGATTTGCTAGTGATGATGTACCAGTAGTTTTGGAAGCAACAGAATCCTTTGGTATGTTAAAAAAAATAAAACCATTTATAGCAGGATTTGCAGAGATAGAATTAGATAAAAGTACAGGTGAATATAAGGTAATAAATTTTGCATGTGTACCTGATTGTGGAACAGTTATAAATCCAACTCTGGCTAGAATACAAGTAGAAGGTGGAGTAATGATGGGGATAGGATTTGCAATGTATGAGGACCCTAGATTTGATAAAGATGGAAGATTGTTAACAGATAGTTTCTTACAGTATAAAGTTCCTACAAAAAAAGAAGTGGGAAATATATTGGTAGATTTTGCTGATAATTTCGACCCAGGAGGTCCTTATGGTGCTAAATCATTAGGCGAAATAGTTATACATACACCAGCACCAGCTATAGCAAATGCAATATTTAATGCTACTGGAGTTCGTATGAGAGAGCTTCCTATGACTTTTGAAAAAGTTTATATGGGTATTAAAAATAATAATAAACAATTATAA
- a CDS encoding FAD binding domain-containing protein, protein MITIKEYSVPQSLEEAYKILTSKKNNVILGGCGFIKLSNKNIGTAIDLKDINLNYIKEDEKNILIGADTSLRSLEIDKTIKNYCSGILSKAVSHIVGVQFRQGARIGASVFSKYGFSDLIPALLVVGAKVRLYNRGILELSEFLDSELSKDILVEVILPKRDAIAVFDSIRKCTGDFSVLNSAMLKENDAYKIAIGARPQKARLALEASSILSKEKDIDKASTIASKELTYGSNMRASREYRMDMASALVKRMYNAIEGGNR, encoded by the coding sequence ATGATTACTATAAAAGAATATTCAGTTCCGCAGAGTTTAGAAGAAGCATATAAAATTTTAACTTCTAAAAAAAATAATGTTATTTTAGGTGGATGCGGATTTATAAAATTAAGCAATAAAAATATAGGAACAGCTATAGATTTAAAAGATATAAATCTAAACTATATAAAAGAAGATGAAAAAAATATTTTGATAGGTGCAGATACTTCTCTTAGAAGTTTGGAAATCGATAAAACTATTAAAAATTACTGTAGTGGAATACTTTCAAAAGCTGTTTCTCATATAGTTGGCGTTCAATTTAGACAAGGTGCTAGAATTGGTGCAAGTGTATTTTCAAAGTATGGTTTTTCTGATTTAATACCAGCACTTCTGGTTGTCGGGGCTAAGGTAAGATTATATAATAGAGGAATATTGGAGTTAAGTGAGTTTTTAGATAGTGAATTAAGTAAAGATATATTGGTTGAAGTGATACTACCAAAAAGAGATGCAATAGCCGTTTTTGATTCAATAAGAAAATGTACAGGAGATTTTTCTGTATTAAATTCAGCGATGCTAAAAGAAAATGATGCTTACAAAATAGCAATTGGTGCAAGACCTCAAAAAGCTAGATTAGCACTTGAAGCAAGTAGCATATTAAGTAAAGAAAAAGATATAGATAAGGCATCTACTATTGCAAGTAAGGAATTGACTTATGGAAGCAATATGAGAGCTAGTAGAGAGTACAGAATGGACATGGCAAGTGCATTAGTTAAAAGGATGTATAATGCTATTGAGGGAGGGAATAGATAA
- a CDS encoding purine/pyrimidine permease: MKAKSTSKFELDGIPPLKEAIPLGLQHLMAMVIGSCLPAILVANAAGLNHKMSTLLIQAALIFAGLSTLLQLYPIPLFKGFKLGGGIPVIMGATAMFIGAGVSVAGKYGLPVLFGSQIVAGIVIIIIGFGLRKIRFIFTPVVSGTIVACMGLGLFPIAIKNLAGGVGNETFGNPINFIVGISVSLMILGLNKYGKGLFKDASILVSIIFGYILSLMLGIVNFSSIREFTLIALPKPLAFGLDIRLEVVVMFSIIYLVEIADIMGACTLSAVGGLNRQVTDEELSSAVLGNGVLSTIGALFSATPMGMFGQNSAIVSNTKVVSKFVLAIGGIGLFLAGISPLLANLIRTIPPCVVGGATLVIFSTLTTSGLRLVSMDGFNQENSMILGLSMASGIGFMVAPQVLEKFPKFIETLLADSSVVSGAMVAIIIQALYMVKFHKNKNDKIEDKNENL, translated from the coding sequence ATGAAAGCAAAAAGTACATCAAAATTTGAATTAGACGGAATACCACCACTAAAGGAGGCAATTCCTTTAGGGTTACAACACTTAATGGCAATGGTAATAGGAAGTTGTTTACCTGCTATATTGGTTGCAAATGCAGCTGGACTTAATCATAAGATGTCAACGTTATTGATTCAAGCAGCATTAATTTTTGCAGGATTATCAACTTTATTACAATTATATCCAATACCTTTATTTAAAGGATTTAAATTGGGGGGAGGAATACCAGTTATAATGGGAGCTACAGCTATGTTTATAGGAGCTGGGGTATCTGTTGCAGGTAAGTATGGACTACCAGTCTTATTTGGTTCTCAAATAGTAGCTGGTATAGTAATAATTATAATTGGTTTTGGTCTTAGAAAAATACGATTTATATTTACTCCAGTCGTATCTGGAACGATAGTTGCATGTATGGGTCTTGGTCTTTTTCCAATAGCTATAAAAAACTTAGCTGGAGGTGTAGGCAATGAAACTTTTGGGAATCCAATTAATTTTATAGTTGGAATATCTGTATCTCTTATGATACTAGGATTAAATAAGTATGGAAAAGGATTATTTAAAGATGCGTCAATATTAGTTAGCATAATTTTTGGATACATTTTATCACTAATGTTAGGAATAGTAAATTTTTCTTCAATTCGAGAGTTTACTTTGATTGCACTTCCAAAACCACTTGCTTTTGGTCTAGATATAAGACTTGAAGTTGTAGTAATGTTTTCAATAATATATTTGGTTGAGATAGCTGATATTATGGGGGCTTGTACACTTTCGGCAGTAGGAGGGCTTAATAGACAAGTAACAGACGAGGAACTTTCTTCTGCTGTCTTAGGAAATGGAGTACTGTCTACAATAGGTGCATTATTTTCTGCAACTCCAATGGGGATGTTTGGTCAAAATTCTGCAATCGTTTCCAATACAAAGGTTGTAAGTAAATTTGTATTAGCTATTGGGGGAATTGGACTATTTTTGGCAGGAATATCGCCTTTATTAGCTAATTTAATCAGAACAATTCCTCCTTGTGTGGTTGGGGGAGCAACACTTGTTATATTTTCAACTCTTACAACATCTGGTTTAAGACTTGTTAGTATGGATGGATTCAATCAAGAAAATAGCATGATATTAGGTCTTTCTATGGCTTCTGGTATTGGATTTATGGTAGCTCCTCAAGTCCTTGAAAAATTTCCAAAGTTTATAGAAACGTTACTTGCAGATTCAAGTGTAGTTTCAGGAGCTATGGTAGCAATAATAATTCAAGCTTTATATATGGTAAAATTTCATAAAAATAAGAATGATAAGATTGAGGACAAAAATGAAAATTTATAA